The Daucus carota subsp. sativus chromosome 2, DH1 v3.0, whole genome shotgun sequence genome includes a window with the following:
- the LOC108206458 gene encoding monolignol oxidoreductase AtBBE-like 13, with translation MASVVSVTLSCVIILVLALAATSNPIQDSFYQCLGLNSKASPIPFSSCFYTPNITSFSSVLQSTAQNLRCLVPTVPKPELIFTPVHETHVQAAVVCVKKLGIQLRIRSGGHDYEGQSYTSEMEPPFVVVDLSKLRGISVDIENGTAWVQAGATIGEVYYRIAEKSKVHAFPAGLCTSLGVGGHITGGAYGPMMRKFGLGADNVVDAKIIDANGTILDRKSMGEDYFWAIRGGGGGSFGVILSWKIKLVQIPSSVTVFTVPKTLEENATKILYKWQQVAADKLDEDLFLRVFIQPANSTKKGERTIQTTYQGLFLGATDRLVQVMDETFPELGLQAKDCKEMSWIESVLYVAQYPSTVPTKALLDGKSTFKNYFKAKSDFVKEPIPESGLEGIWTRFYEEDSPLMIWNPYGGKMANISESEIPFPHRKGVLFKIQYVTSWYESAKDSVTKHEDWMQKFYNYMAAYVSKSPRTAYVNYRDLDLGMNKYGNASITEASAWGNRYFKDNFDRLVQVKSKVDPENFFSHEQSIPVQ, from the coding sequence ATGGCTTCTGTAGTATCTGTCACACTTTCATgtgttatcattttggtattAGCTTTAGCTGCTACTTCAAATCCTATTCAGGATAGTTTTTACCAGTGTCTTGGTCTGAATTCCAAGGCCTCTCCAATTCCGTTTTCTTCGTGTTTTTACACACCCAACATCACCTCATTCAGCTCTGTTCTTCAGTCCACGGCGCAGAATTTAAGGTGCTTGGTGCCTACTGTGCCGAAGCCTGAGCTTATTTTTACGCCAGTGCATGAAACGCATGTGCAGGCTGCTGTAGTATGCGTGAAAAAACTTGGAATTCAGCTGAGGATTCGGAGTGGTGGGCATGATTATGAGGGACAGTCTTATACTTCTGAAATGGAACCACCGTTTGTGGTGGTTGATCTGTCGAAGCTTCGAGGGATTAGTGTTGATATTGAAAATGGCACTGCATGGGTCCAGGCTGGTGCAACCATTGGCGAGGTCTATTACAGGATTGCTGAGAAGAGCAAAGTGCATGCCTTTCCGGCTGGACTTTGCACGAGTTTAGGCGTTGGTGGGCACATTACAGGGGGCGCGTATGGTCCTATGATGAGGAAATTTGGCCTCGGGGCTGACAATGTTGTTGATGCTAAAATCATTGATGCTAATGGTACGATTCTGGACCGGAAATCAATGGGGGAGGACTACTTTTGGGCCATTAGAGGAGGTGGTGGAGGAAGTTTTGGGGTCATCTTATCTTGGAAGATCAAGTTGGTTCAAATTCCATCAAGTGTAACTGTGTTTACAGTTCCTAAGACCTTAGAAGAAAACGCGACAAAGATCCTGTACAAATGGCAACAAGTTGCAGCAGATAAATTGGATGAGGATCTCTTCCTCAGAGTGTTCATCCAACCTGCAAACTCTACAAAAAAAGGGGAGAGGACCATTCAAACTACTTATCAAGGCTTGTTTCTTGGAGCAACTGATAGGCTAGTTCAAGTCATGGACGAAACGTTTCCTGAATTGGGTTTGCAGGCTAAAGACTGCAAAGAAATGAGCTGGATTGAATCGGTTCTCTACGTTGCACAATATCCAAGTACAGTACCTACTAAAGCCCTGCTAGACGGCAAATCAACATTCAAGAATTATTTCAAAGCTAAATCTGATTTTGTGAAAGAGCCAATTCCTGAAAGTGGGCTTGAAGGGATCTGGACCAGGTTTTATGAAGAGGATTCCCCCCTGATGATCTGGAATCCCTATGGTGGAAAAATGGCTAATATTTCTGAATCCGAAATTCCATTTCCACATAGGAAAGGCGTGCTGTTCAAAATTCAGTATGTCACGTCATGGTATGAATCAGCCAAAGATTCAGTTACCAAGCACGAGGACTGGATGCAGAAATTTTACAATTACATGGCTGCTTATGTTTCCAAGTCCCCAAGAACGGCCTATGTGAACTACAGAGATCTTGATCTGGGAATGAATAAATATGGAAATGCGAGCATCACAGAGGCAAGCGCTTGGGGTAATAGGTATTTCAAGGACAATTTTGATCGATTGGTTCAAGTAAAGAGCAAAGTTGATCCAGAAAACTTCTTCAGTCATGAACAAAGCATCCCAGTACAATGA
- the LOC108206372 gene encoding MYB-like transcription factor ODO1 has product MGRQPCCDKLGVKKGPWTAEEDKKLIDFILRNGQCCWRAVPKLAGLRRCGKSCRLRWTNYLRPDLKRGLLTEAEEQLVIDLHARLGNRWSKIAGRMPGRTDNEIKNHWNTHIKKKLIKMGIDPVTHKPLHTEETASQTETLSRCLESSAPVENQEILMQQTNIMAGSEQKTNVMASSENQTNGRACSENSSSPADQNSSGDESNSLSAICDQIDDSLINYLFEDEMTPELDHSSWDLSLATENFSKVELPPSWDETCNWLLDCQDFGIQDFGFNYFTDVEMTMFNHIDVKSN; this is encoded by the exons ATGGGGAGACAACCATGTTGCGATAAGCTAGGAGTGAAGAAAGGGCCATGGACGGCTGAGGAAGACAAGAAACTTATCGATTTCATTCTGAGGAATGGCCAATGTTGTTGGCGTGCAGTCCCCAAGCTTGCGGGGTTGCGACGCTGTGGCAAGAGCTGCAGGCTCCGGTGGACTAATTATCTTCGGCCCGACTTGAAGAGAGGCCTTCTGACTGAAGCCGAGGAACAATTGGTGATTGATCTTCATGCTCGCCTCGGAAACAG GTGGTCCAAAATTGCTGGTAGAATGCCTGGAAGAACTGATAATGAAATTAAGAATCACTGGAACACACACATAAAAAAAAAGCTCATTAAGATGGGAATCGATCCTGTCACTCATAAACCTCTTCATACAGAAGAAACTGCTAGTCAAACAGAGACATTGTCTCGGTGCTTGGAGTCTTCAGCTCCGGTAGAAAATCAAGAGATTTTGATGCAGCAAACCAATATCATGGCCGGCTCTGAGCAAAAAACTAATGTAATGGCCAGCTCTGAAAACCAAACTAATGGCAGAGCCTGCTCTGAAAACTCGTCTTCACCAGCTGATCAAAATTCATCTGGTGATGAGTCTAATTCATTGAGTGCTATCTGCGATCAAATAGACGACTCACTGATTAATTACTTGTTTGAAGACGAAATGACTCCTGAACTTGATCATTCATCATGGGACCTTTCATTAGCTACAGAAAACTTTAGCAAGGTGGAGCTGCCCCCTTCCTGGGATGAAACCTGTAATTGGCTATTGGACTGTCAGGATTTCGGAATTCAAGATTTTGGTTTCAATTATTTTACTGACGTCGAAATGACCATGTTCAACCATATAGACGTGAAAAGTAATTAG
- the LOC135150505 gene encoding uncharacterized protein LOC135150505: MCHLETVRQYDNEALSDYMKRFQEAINKISNLDEREALSIFRRNLDPEQNERYVVELINKEPQSLAAAYAMAAKFIKETDVLQAMRMTRQGSSKGKQVEDRPRKEYHQDKKFKPDRQTNFIQQSGSKRTSQQGSGSRSDPGPNKAAREPKPEPEWTPLNRPREDILKEVRDKPFYYPPKPMQTPPESRPTNRHCDYHGTHGHKTENCISLKYFIEEQISKGNMGQYIARNTADKTGGSGKQKNIVNVVLGGSCSPPPSPGSCQEVMSIQAFPEQVISFSNKDFEGVTRGHNQALVVTLDMAENEVRRILVDNGSSANILFKHTMDRMELGSIRMNDYREDPLYGFGNSIVPVLGTLYLPVRFGTLPNQVTHTIKFYVTDTPSPYNVIIGRPGLNKIEAITSIPHLKFKFPTPFGVGEVKGDSATAGVCYSQALVMAETHLDNKRKATVFQKQKSNKKHRPYPKTKGEIQVIELDPGNVNSEATNPDPRQSNQKTTISSAQDFVEKNTDARIQQMISAQELTKVEAAVETESILIEKDNPTRKVKIGKGLDTVFKEELIQLLRSYADVFAWSPDDMPGLDESLAMHSLDVDPKKKPVKQKRRNFAPERQKAIDEEVGKLMKADIICEIKYPEWLANVVMVKKANGKWRMCVDYTDLNAACPKDPYPLPSIDQLIDATSGHLMLSFMDAFSGYNQVKMNPADIAKTAFITHRAVYAYKLMPFGLRNAGSTYQKAMNEIFKDQLGRNLECYVDDIISKSTSIPGHISDLRECFENMRRTKLKLNPDKCTFGVEAGKFLGFMVSNRGIEANPEKIKAVQEMQPPRTQREVQKLAGSLAALRRFVSKLAERCLPFFELLKGAKNQKLIEWSPDCQRALDEIKAYLSKPPILTKALPGEPLYLYLSAGPFAVGAALIREEAGQQKPVYYVSQVLKDAETRYPNLEKFAFALITASRKLRHYFQGREIRIVTDQPLRKIIHKPDISGRLVNWAIELSQFSLTFLPRTAVKAQVLADFVVECNFPENQSTPMETEPEAPEESNPGSWILHVDGSSTTERSGAGLILKSPDGFTIKTAISFNFTATNNQAEYEALLAGLRLVRTLSIRNLTIYSDSQIVVRQTNGEYLAKDPILTRYQALVKSYLALIPGCKILQVNREENAEADNLSRLVQNSADLDSSVYFEELHKPTIEQEEIFEINNEPTWMTPLINYIEKGELPEDKGKAQRLKAKAAKFFVEGGTLFRRTYSSPILKCIGPEEAEYCLREVHEGICGDHMSAKGLAYKIIRQGYYWPTIHQDAMEFVKKCKNCQLFSNVPRVSPVLPSSVLSPIPFAVWGIDIMGPFPRAKGDLRYLLVSIDYMTKWVEAKAMRTINQQDVIRFMDNILMRFGLPRVLVSDNGPQFIGSDFESYLAERGIKHKKSSVAYPQGNGQVEVTNRILLRGIEKRLEESKSKWPEELPHVLWSYRTSPRTSTGETPFKLAYGTEAMLPIEVGSPSHRAINFDEIANEEGLRVNLDLVEEVRDQAIAKMEKYKEKTRDHFSKKSRVRNFQAGDLVLRDTEASEPTNTGKLMPKWEGPYKVREVLRPGTYKLEHMDGSEVPNTWHGLRLRKFYQ; encoded by the coding sequence ATGTGTCACCTGGAAACGGTTCGTCAGTATGACAATGAGGCACTCTCAGATTACATGAAACGTTTccaggaagcaatcaacaaaatctCCAACCTGGACGAGCGTGAGGCTTTGAGCATATTCCGAAGGAACCTGGACCCGGAACAAAACGAGAGATATGTGGTCGAGCTGATCAACAAGGAACCCCAGAGCCTGGCAGCTGCCTACGCCATGGCTGCCAAATTCATCAAGGAAACTGATGTACTCCAAGCCATGAGAATGACCCGACAGGGTAGCTCGAAAGGAAAGCAGGTAGAGGATAGACCCCGGAAAGAATATCACCAGGACAAGAAATTCAAACCAGACAGACAGACAAACTTCATCCAGCAATCAGGTTCCAAGAGGACCAGCCAACAGGGATCCGGGTCCAGAAGTGACCCCGGTCCGAACAAAGCAGCCAGGGAACCAAAACCAGAGCCCGAATGGACTCCTCTAAACAGACCCCGGGAGGACATACTCAAAGAGGTCCGGGACAAACCCTTCTACTACCCACCAAAACCCATGCAAACTCCTCCTGAAAGCAGACCTACCAACAGACACTGTGACTACCATGGTACCCATGgtcataaaactgaaaattgcatATCCCTCAAGTACTTCATTGAAGAACAGATCAGCAAAGGAAACATGGGGCAATATATAGCCCGAAACACAGCCGACAAAACAGGAGGATCCGGGAAACAGAAAAACATTGTCAACGTAGTGCTAGGAGGATCCTGTTCACCTCCCCCTAGCCCGGGCTCCTGTCAAGAAGTGATGTCCATCCAAGCCTTCCCCGAACAGGTGATTTCCTTCAGCAACAAGGACTTTGAAGGAGTCACCCGGGGTCACAATCAAGCCCTGGTGGTAACCCTCGACATGGCCGAAAATGAAGTAAGGAGGATCCTGGTGGACAACGGCTCCTCGGCCAACATTCTGTTTAAACACACCATGGACCGAATGGAGTTAGGGAGTATCCGGATGAACGATTACAGGGAGGACCCTCTGTACGGATTCGGGAACAGCATCGTCCCGGTCCTGGGCACACTCTATCTCCCGGTCCGATTCGGAACCCTCCCAAACCAAGTCACCCATACAATCAAGTTCTATGTCACAGATACACCCTCCCCTTACAACGTGATCATTGGCCGCCCGGGTCTGAACAAGATCGAAGCCATTACTTCCATTCCACACCTGAAGTTCAAATTCCCGACCCCGTTCGGAGTAGGGGAAGTCAAAGGAGACTCGGCAACAGCCGGGGTATGTTATAGCCAAGCCTTGGTAATGGCGGAAACACACCTGGACAACAAGAGAAAGGCAACCGTCTTTCAAAAACAGAAAAGTAACAAGAAGCACCGGCCTTATCCAAAAACCAAAGGTGAAATACAAGTGATCGAACTTGACCCGGGTAACGTCAACTCGGAAGCAACCAACCCTGATCCCAGACAAAGCAACCAGAAAACAACCATAAGCTCAGCTCAAGATTTTGTTGAGAAGAACACCGACGCCCGGATCCAACAAATGATCTCGGCACAGGAGTTAACAAAAGTCGAAGCCGCGGTTGAAACCGAGTCCATCCTGATCGAAAAAGATAACCCGACAAGAAAAGTCAAAATTGGGAAAGGCCTGGACACCGTTTTCAAAGAGGAACTCATCCAACTACTACGGAGCTATGCGGACGTCTTCGCCTGGAGCCCGGACGACATGCCCGGGTTGGATGAATCATTGGCAATGCACAGCCTTGACGTCGATCCCAAAAAGAAACCTGTTAAGCAAAAACGAAGAAATTTTGCACCAGAAAGGCAAAAGGCAATAGATGAAGAAGTTGGCAAGTTGATGAAGGCAGATATCATCTGTGAAATCAAATACCCGGAATGGCTCGCCAACGTAGTCATGGTTAAGAAAGCAAACGGCAAGTGGAGGATGTGCGTCGACTACACAGATCTGAATGCGGCGTGCCCCAAGGACCCCTATCCTCTACCAAGCATTGATCAGCTCATTGACGCCACATCAGGACACCTGATGTTAAGCTTTATGGACGCCTTCTCCGGGTACAACcaggttaagatgaacccagCAGACATAGCCAAAACAGCCTTCATAACCCATCGGGCAGTATATGCCTACAAACTAATGCCGTTCGGGTTACGGAATGCCGGGTCCACATACCAGAAAGCcatgaatgaaattttcaaagatCAACTTGGAAGGAACTTAGAATGCTACGTCGACGATATAATCTCCAAATCCACTTCGATCCCGGGTCACATTTCAGACCTTAGAGAATGTTTTGAGAACATGAGAAGAACTAAGTTAAAGCTAAACCCGGACAAGTGCACCTTTGGAGTTGAAGCTGGAAAGTTTTTGGGTTTTATGGTAAGCAACCGAGGTATCGAGGCCAACCCGGAGAAAATCAAAGCTGTACAAGAGATGCAACCACCTCGGACTCAGAGGGAGGTCCAAAAGCTAGCAGGGTCCTTAGCAGCACTCCGGAGGTTTGTCTCCAAACTCGCTGAAAGATGTCTACCATTTTTTGAGTTGTTAAAAGGGGCGAAAAATCAGAAATTAATAGAATGGAGCCCGGATTGCCAAAGAGCCCTTGACGAAATCAAAGCATACCTGTCTAAACCCCCAATCCTGACAAAAGCCTTACCCGGCGAACCTCTCTACCTATACCTGTCAGCCGGTCCCTTTGCCGTCGGGGCAGCCTTGATCAGGGAAGAAGCCGGGCAACAGAAGCCCGTATACTATGTCAGCCAGGTCCTCAAAGATGCGGAGACCAGATACCCCAACTTAGAGAAATTTGCATTCGCACTGATCACCGCATCCCGGAAACTCAGACACTACTTTCAAGGAAGAGAAATCAGGATTGTCACAGACCAACCTCTAaggaaaatcattcacaaacCTGATATCTCCGGGAGATTAGTGAATTGGGCAATTGAACTTAGCCAGTTCAGCCTAACCTTCCTACCCCGGACAGCAGTCAAAGCCCAGGTACTGGCAGACTTCGTGGTGGAATGCAACTTCCCAGAAAACCAGTCAACTCCCATGGAAACCGAACCAGAAGCCCCGGAAGAGTCCAACCCGGGGTCTTGGATACTCCATGTCGACGGCTCCTCAACAACCGAAAGGTCAGGAGCCGGGCTAATCCTGAAGAGCCCGGATGGGTTCACCATCAAGACAGCAATCTCTTTCAACTTCACAGCAACCAACAATCAagcagagtatgaagccctattAGCAGGATTGAGGTTAGTCCGGACCCTGTCTATCCGAAACCTCACCATCTATAGTGATTCCCAAATAGTGGTTAGGCAGACGAATGGGGAATACCTCGCCAAAGACCCGATTCTAACCAGGTATCAAGCCTTGGTGAAAAGCTACCTTGCCCTGATCCCCGGGTGCAAAATTTTACAAGTCAACAGAGAAGAAAATGCGGAAGCGGACAACCTCTCCAGGTTGGTCCAAAATTCGGCAGATCTGGACAGCTCAGTCTATTTCGAAGAGTTGCACAAGCCAACAATAGAGCAGGAAGAAATCTTTGAAATCAACAACGAGCCTACCTGGATGACTCCCCTAATCAACTACATAGAGAAGGGAGAGTTACCCGAAGACAAGGGGAAAGCACAACGGCTGAAGGCTAAGGCAGCCAAATTTTTTGTCGAAGGAGGAACACTCTTCCGCCGGACCTACTCATCCCCAATCCTGAAATGCATAGGTCCGGAGGAGGCCGAATATTGTCTAAGGGAAGTTCACGAAGGGATCTGTGGAGATCACATGTCGGCGAAAGGCCTAGCATATAAAATCATCcggcaaggctactactggccaacTATACACCAAGATGCTATGGAGTTTGTGAAAAAATGCAAGAACTGTCAGCTGTTCAGCAACGTACCCCGGGTAAGCCCTGTCCTACCTTCTTCAGTTCTATCCCCGATCCCTTTTGCTGTATGGGGAATAGACATCATGGGACCCTTCCCCCGGGCTAAAGGAGACCTCAGATACTTGCTTGTCTCCATCGATTATATGACCAAGTGGGTTGAAGCTAAGGCAATGCGGACGATCAACCAGCAAGATGTCATCCGGTTCATGGACAACATCCTGATGAGATTCGGGCTACCAAGAGTCCTGGTCTCAGATAATGGACCCCAGTTCATAGGGTCGGACTTCGAAAGCTACCTGGCTGAAAGAGGCATCAAGCACAAGAAATCTTCAGTCGCCTATCCTCAAGGAAATGGCCAGGTAGAGGTCACCAACCGGATCCTCCTGAGAGGAATTGAAAAAAGGCTTGAAGAAAGCAAGAGCAAGTGGCCAGAGGAACTTCCTCATGTTCTCTGGTCATACCGAACCAGTCCCCGGACAAGCACCGGAGAAACCCCTTTCAAGTTGGCCTATGGAACGGAGGCAATGCTCCCAATCGAAGTCGGGTCACCTTCCCACAGAGCAATCAACTTTGATGAAATTGCGAATGAAGAAGGACTCCGGGTCAACCTGGACTTGGTAGAGGAAGTCCGAGATCAGGCAATCGCAAAGATGGAAAAATACAAAGAGAAGACCCGGGATCACTTCAGCAAAAAATCCCGGGTTAGAAATTTTCAAGCAGGAGACCTGGTCCTACGAGACACCGAAGCCTCAGAACCAACCAACACAGGAAAACTAATGCCTAAGTGGGAAGGCCCTTACAAAGTCAGAGAAGTCCTACGGCCGGGCACCTACAAATTGGAGCATATGGATGGGTCAGAAGTACCCAACACCTGGCATGGTCTTAGGTTGAGGAAGTTCTATCAGTAA